From Rudanella lutea DSM 19387, a single genomic window includes:
- a CDS encoding NUDIX hydrolase, giving the protein MKVRPSALIWRHRDTQPEVLLMHYRYGEADVLALPGGNPDRGETLPQTVAREVQEELGITVSVGEMVMAGEMLLMERADDVLHIVFATRDVQGEPLLNPAETSALAIRWVAVSDLHTLNLYPNVGDAIQRWFASESELGYIGRIEQRYFG; this is encoded by the coding sequence ATGAAAGTACGACCCTCGGCCCTGATTTGGCGCCACCGTGACACACAACCCGAAGTATTATTGATGCACTACCGCTACGGCGAGGCCGATGTGCTGGCTTTGCCCGGCGGCAACCCCGACCGGGGCGAAACCCTCCCGCAGACCGTAGCCCGCGAGGTACAGGAAGAACTGGGGATAACCGTGAGCGTCGGCGAGATGGTTATGGCAGGCGAGATGCTACTCATGGAACGGGCCGACGATGTACTCCATATCGTATTTGCCACCCGCGACGTGCAGGGCGAGCCTCTGCTGAACCCCGCCGAAACGTCGGCGCTGGCCATCCGATGGGTAGCCGTTTCGGACCTGCACACCCTGAACCTATATCCCAATGTAGGCGACGCCATTCAACGCTGGTTCGCGTCGGAGAGTGAGCTGGGGTATATCGGGCGCATCGAGCAACGGTATTTTGGGTGA
- a CDS encoding anhydro-N-acetylmuramic acid kinase — protein MNQQIQQLYQIAQKPERRIVGLMSGTSLDGLDVALCRIAGSGPGTQVVIEHFTTIPYADDLKARIRAVFAKRQIDFEHLCLLNPYLGRLHGQLVRDCLRTWGVAPTEVDLVASHGQTVFHAPKTQHGLPDYPNATLQIGDGDHVAAETGIITLSDFRQKHVAHGGEGAPLAVYGDYFVFSQSGENRLLLNMGGIANFTYLPANADPNVVFTTDTGPGNTLLDAYARQFLNQPYDADGQLAAQGEVNQALLDTLKQDSFFMAPFPKTTGPEVFNRAYVEQAQQASQTTGLSAADLMATLTRFSAETIAEAIVRVLQPGQTYAVYMSGGGMHNPVLTAHLRQLLPQSCTFGQTDALGIAGDAKEAMLFAVLANEAVAGGHTHFSDRAGNPRSGIPGVTMGKVSFPT, from the coding sequence ATGAACCAGCAGATTCAGCAATTATACCAAATTGCCCAGAAACCCGAACGTCGGATTGTCGGCCTTATGTCGGGCACCTCGCTCGACGGGCTCGATGTGGCCCTGTGCCGCATTGCGGGTAGCGGCCCCGGTACGCAGGTGGTGATTGAGCACTTTACCACCATTCCGTATGCCGACGACCTGAAAGCACGGATTCGGGCGGTATTCGCTAAAAGACAAATCGATTTCGAGCATCTTTGTTTGTTAAATCCATACCTCGGGCGGCTGCATGGCCAACTGGTGCGCGATTGCCTGCGTACCTGGGGGGTGGCCCCCACCGAGGTCGATCTGGTAGCCAGTCACGGGCAAACCGTGTTTCACGCCCCCAAAACCCAGCACGGCCTCCCCGATTACCCCAACGCAACGCTGCAGATTGGCGATGGCGACCACGTAGCGGCCGAAACGGGTATTATCACGCTGAGCGATTTCCGGCAAAAGCACGTAGCCCATGGGGGCGAAGGGGCTCCGCTGGCCGTGTATGGCGACTATTTTGTCTTCTCTCAGTCAGGCGAAAACCGGCTATTGCTCAACATGGGCGGCATTGCCAACTTTACGTACCTCCCGGCCAATGCCGACCCCAACGTGGTATTTACGACCGATACCGGCCCCGGCAACACCTTACTGGATGCCTACGCCCGGCAGTTTCTGAACCAGCCGTACGATGCCGATGGTCAGTTGGCCGCCCAGGGAGAGGTGAACCAGGCACTGCTCGACACACTGAAGCAGGATTCATTTTTCATGGCTCCATTTCCCAAAACGACTGGCCCAGAGGTGTTCAACCGGGCCTATGTTGAACAGGCGCAGCAGGCCAGCCAGACAACCGGCTTGTCGGCCGCCGACCTGATGGCTACGCTCACCCGGTTCAGTGCCGAAACCATTGCGGAAGCTATCGTTCGTGTGCTGCAACCGGGGCAAACCTACGCCGTGTACATGAGTGGGGGTGGTATGCACAACCCGGTTCTGACAGCTCATCTGCGTCAACTTCTGCCCCAATCCTGTACATTTGGGCAGACAGACGCGCTCGGTATTGCGGGCGATGCCAAAGAAGCTATGTTGTTTGCCGTACTGGCCAACGAAGCCGTGGCGGGTGGTCATACCCACTTTAGCGACCGCGCAGGCAACCCGCGTTCCGGCATTCCGGGCGTGACTATGGGAAAAGTGTCGTTTCCAACTTAA
- the lhgO gene encoding L-2-hydroxyglutarate oxidase has product MQDVLIIGGGIVGLATALRIKQQRPHLSVTVLEKENRVAAHQTGHNSGVIHSGLYYKPGSLKATNCIRGYDMLLKFCREEGVPFDLCGKIVVATKPEELPQLETLYQRGLQNGLSQITKISTAEMREIEPHVNGVAGIRVPYTGIIDYTAVCEKYAEKLRALGGEIRLDERVEQITPDRRTAGTSLTVVVTSRGTYEAKLVVNCAGLYSDKVAQMTQRAPIDLRIVPFRGEYFKLKPHRQHLVKHLIYPVPDPNFPFLGVHFTRMIGGGVEAGPNAVLAFRREGYHKTDVNLTELFETLSWPGFQKVAAKYWQTGLGEMYRSFSKSAFTKALQELIPEIREEDLEDGGAGVRAQACDRTGGLLDDFAILETDRAINVCNAPSPAATSSLSIGQTVSEKVLARF; this is encoded by the coding sequence GTGCAAGACGTACTCATCATCGGTGGCGGCATTGTGGGCTTAGCCACCGCTCTACGAATCAAACAACAGCGGCCCCACCTGAGCGTGACGGTACTGGAGAAAGAAAACCGAGTGGCCGCTCACCAGACGGGTCATAACTCAGGCGTAATCCATTCGGGCCTGTACTACAAACCGGGTAGCCTGAAAGCCACCAACTGCATTCGGGGGTACGATATGCTCCTGAAGTTTTGCCGGGAAGAAGGCGTTCCGTTCGACCTCTGCGGCAAAATTGTGGTGGCTACCAAGCCCGAAGAACTCCCCCAGCTCGAAACGCTGTACCAACGCGGTTTGCAAAACGGCCTGAGCCAGATCACGAAAATATCGACCGCCGAGATGCGCGAAATTGAGCCGCATGTCAACGGCGTGGCTGGTATTCGGGTGCCGTATACGGGCATTATCGACTACACAGCCGTGTGCGAAAAATACGCTGAGAAACTCCGGGCCCTGGGGGGCGAAATTCGGCTGGATGAGCGCGTAGAGCAAATTACCCCGGATCGCCGGACCGCCGGCACCTCACTCACCGTGGTGGTCACGAGCCGGGGCACGTACGAAGCGAAGCTCGTGGTCAACTGCGCGGGTCTCTACTCCGACAAAGTAGCACAGATGACCCAGCGCGCGCCCATTGATTTGCGGATTGTGCCGTTTCGGGGTGAGTATTTCAAGCTGAAACCGCACCGGCAGCACTTAGTGAAACACCTAATTTACCCCGTTCCTGACCCTAACTTCCCGTTTCTGGGTGTGCACTTCACGCGCATGATTGGCGGGGGTGTAGAGGCCGGCCCCAACGCGGTGCTGGCGTTCCGGCGCGAGGGCTATCACAAAACCGATGTGAACCTGACCGAGTTGTTCGAGACACTCAGTTGGCCGGGCTTCCAGAAGGTAGCCGCCAAATACTGGCAAACGGGCCTGGGCGAAATGTACCGCTCGTTTTCAAAGTCGGCCTTTACGAAAGCCTTGCAGGAGCTGATTCCGGAAATTCGGGAGGAAGACCTCGAAGACGGAGGGGCGGGCGTACGCGCCCAAGCCTGCGACCGCACCGGGGGCCTGCTCGACGACTTTGCCATTCTGGAAACCGACCGGGCCATCAACGTCTGCAATGCGCCCTCGCCGGCAGCCACCTCATCGCTGTCGATCGGGCAAACGGTGTCGGAAAAGGTGCTGGCACGGTTTTGA
- a CDS encoding fructosamine kinase family protein, with product MTFWGDEQFAFFETILFLALGQEVQVIETQFLSGGDINTAAQVFTSEGVFFVKWNELSQHVDGRHDLFEAEARGLEILRHTETFRIPAVVGYGEQQGKAYLILEYLDTGHPEPPYWDELGHSLALMHSHTQARFGLSFDNYIGSLPQANTPTSNGFEFFFDQRLLPQAGMALYRGVLDKTLYDKLLRLRDRLPDLLPNERPALLHGDLWSGNVLVTEAGSPALIDPAVYYGFREAELAFTRLFGGFESRFYDAYHEAFPLCDGFDERVPIYNLYPLLVHLNLFGSGYLSGIERVLRNLA from the coding sequence ATGACCTTTTGGGGGGATGAGCAGTTCGCCTTTTTCGAAACAATTTTATTTCTGGCGCTTGGGCAGGAGGTACAGGTCATCGAAACGCAGTTTCTGTCGGGGGGCGACATCAACACGGCCGCGCAGGTTTTCACGTCCGAAGGGGTCTTCTTTGTGAAGTGGAATGAGCTGAGCCAACACGTCGACGGTCGGCACGATCTGTTTGAAGCCGAAGCCCGCGGCCTCGAAATTCTCCGCCATACCGAGACGTTTCGGATTCCGGCCGTGGTGGGCTACGGCGAGCAACAGGGCAAAGCTTACCTGATACTCGAATACCTCGACACGGGTCACCCCGAACCGCCGTACTGGGATGAGCTGGGCCACTCGCTGGCGCTGATGCACAGCCATACGCAGGCTCGTTTTGGGCTGTCGTTCGACAATTATATCGGTAGCCTGCCGCAGGCCAATACGCCTACCTCCAACGGATTCGAGTTTTTTTTCGATCAGCGATTGCTCCCGCAGGCTGGCATGGCGTTGTATCGGGGTGTGCTGGACAAGACATTGTATGATAAGCTGTTGCGGCTCCGCGATCGGCTCCCCGACCTGCTGCCCAACGAACGCCCGGCCCTGCTGCACGGCGATTTGTGGTCGGGCAATGTACTGGTTACCGAGGCCGGTTCGCCCGCCCTCATCGATCCGGCCGTGTATTATGGTTTCCGCGAAGCCGAACTGGCCTTCACGCGTTTGTTTGGCGGGTTCGAAAGCCGGTTCTATGACGCCTACCACGAGGCTTTTCCGCTATGCGACGGTTTCGACGAGCGGGTGCCGATTTACAACCTCTACCCGCTGCTGGTACACCTGAATTTGTTTGGGTCGGGTTACCTGAGCGGTATCGAGCGGGTGTTGCGTAATCTGGCGTGA